ATGTAGGTATATAATGGTGTATCCAAATCAAGAATATTATCATCTACCATTTTCATAACAAAAAAACTAAATACTGTTTTAGACATAGAGGCAGCGTCAAACATTGTAGAACTATCTACTGTTTCTTTGGTCTCCATGTTTTTAACTCCCAACGCATTGTGATATACTATCTTATCATCATTAACAAAAGCTATAGACAGTCCTGGTATATTTAACGAGTCCATTTGCTTTTTTATAAAAGTATCCATTTTAGACTTAGAAATGTGATTGCCATTAAAAGATCGAATAAAAGTTTCTGACTCTGTCTTTTGATTGGTTGTGGACGAGAATAATGTAATGCTCAACACTAGTATGTATACTATTTTAGTGTTCATTTGATTTAGTTTTTTTAAAGACCTAATATTTTATCGTTATTGGATGTATTTGTGTTTTTTTAAAAAGATATCCATTTTCTTTTGAGCATCAAGTCTGATTTTTTCATCAGGGTTTGGCCATCCATCGTCAGGTTCTGATGAAGGTGTAAATAAGTGTCCTACTCCATCATATATAATCAATTCACATTCATTAGAATGTTTATCCATATTTTTCTTAAACAGTTCAGAACCTTTCAGTGGAGTTACAGTATCGTCTCTTCCAATTACGATTATTGTTGGCGGAGTCTTTTTAGATACAAATTCTGCTGGAGAAATATTCTCTACATTGATTTTATCAAGTAATCTTTTTTGAAAATTTTGATATTGAAGCAAAGAAAGTGCTGGGGATTTTAAAAGTAATAAATTGGGCGCACTAGATATTTCTTCATTAGAAGCATTTAAGTTATCAAAAACAGCTGAACATGCAGCAAGATGAGCACCTGCAGACCAACCATAAGCCGCTATTTTATTTTTATGAATAGAAAATTCAGTTGCGTTTTTTCGAACCCATCTTATAGCACGTTGTGCATCTAGTACTGATTCATACGGGGTAATATTTTTATCTAAATTTTGCAGCCTGTATTGTACAGAAAAGGCTACAATACCTTTGCTTGCGTAATGTTTAGCACTACTAAACCCCCAAGCAGCTTCTCCCATAGACCATCCACCCCCATGAAATATTACAATGGCAGGATATTCCTTATCAGAATTAAAATCTGAAGGAAGAATACGATAGATTTTTAATTGTTCTTTATTGTCGTAAATAAACTCCTCTATTTTTAAAGAATCCGATTTTAGTTGTGCACTTGCTACAAAGCAAAAAAGAAAACTAGCGATGTAGAAAAATACTTTTGTTTTTAAAACTTCCATGATGTTAGAATTTTGATTAAAATAATGCATGTTATTGGTGTGATTTGCTTACTCGAGAGTAATCACCATTCCTATCTAAGAAAATTAAATTCCCTCCTGGTTTTTTAGGAAATATAATAAGAAGTGATATGTCAGGTGCTAAAAAAGTATTTTCATCCACAGGAATAAGCTGGTGTCTTTCATTATCAATTTGAATAAACAATACATTGTGTTCGTTGGTAATCACAACGAAATGATTTCTCCAATCGTATTGACCTGCATATCCATTAAGGTTCTTGTCACCAATATCAAAAGACTCATACTCTGTTGGTTGAAAATAATCCCAATCATATTCTTTAGCTACAGCTCTTTGTATGTGGTTGAATAAATCTTGAGTATTTACACCATTTGCCATGATAATCACCGCTTGTTCTTTATTCACAGATCCAAAAATGACTGAGGTAAAGCCATAATTTTGCCCTGTATGCCTAAAAGCAATATCATCTACATCATTATTCCAATTCAATAGTGTAAATCCAAGTTTCTCAAGGTTACCCCCTTTATTGAATACCTTATTGGTCATGTCTTGAGAGATGAGTTTATGAGTCCCTTTGGCATGATCGTTAAGCAATGTATATGTAAATCTCGCTAAATCGTCTGGAGTTGTCCATATACCTCCAGCAGCTTTAAACGTAATAATATTATAAGGTTGCGGTTGTAAATTTTCTGAATACCCTGTAGCTTTTCTAGCCATAAGTCGTTTAGAGATCGGTTGTTCAAATGAGCTGCTTTTCATTTCAGACGGTACAAAAACCAAATCGTCTATGATATTTTCAAACTTTTTATCAGTTACATCTTCTAATAATTTTTCTAAAATTAAATATCCAGGATTAGAATAAATGTATTTTGAACCAGGTACAGCAACTAATTTTGCAGCAGGATGTTTGGATGGTTGTTCCCCTCTTAAAGTTTGCTCAATGGTTGGTATGGTTTCATAAGGCATATAATTGGGTCCATAATATCTGTTAAATCCTGAAGTATGTCCAATAAGTCTACGAACTGTAACTTTTCCTTTTTTGGTAAATTTATTGGTCGGTACTTTCCATCCTTTAAGTTTACTATTAACATCTTCGTCTAGGTCTAAAACGCCTTGTTCTACTAGACTCAATGCCGCCATAGCTGTGATAGGTTTCCCTAATGAAGCTCCTGTGAATACTGTTTTATCATCAATTTTGATTGAATCTTTAAGGTTTGCATATCCGTAATTCTTTGACCAAGAAATTTTGCCTTCATCTACAAAAACAATGCGAAGTCCTGGCACCTTATATTTCGACATCAGGTCTTCAACGTTTTGAATCTTGGCTTTTCCTTTTAAATAATAAAAGGGTGTCAAGTTATTAACCACGGCTTCCCGTTGTGCGACTGAAGGGTCTTGTATAGTGCTTCTTTGGTCATTGTTTTCTTTTGATTCTTTGCAAGAAAACAAAGAAATAACGAGTAGGAAAATGATTGATTTTTTCAAGTTAAATTATATTTGATTGATGAATAGAATCTGCTTGGGTACAATGATAATTTCAATTACTAATCTCGATT
The sequence above is a segment of the Aquimarina spinulae genome. Coding sequences within it:
- a CDS encoding alpha/beta hydrolase — translated: MEVLKTKVFFYIASFLFCFVASAQLKSDSLKIEEFIYDNKEQLKIYRILPSDFNSDKEYPAIVIFHGGGWSMGEAAWGFSSAKHYASKGIVAFSVQYRLQNLDKNITPYESVLDAQRAIRWVRKNATEFSIHKNKIAAYGWSAGAHLAACSAVFDNLNASNEEISSAPNLLLLKSPALSLLQYQNFQKRLLDKINVENISPAEFVSKKTPPTIIVIGRDDTVTPLKGSELFKKNMDKHSNECELIIYDGVGHLFTPSSEPDDGWPNPDEKIRLDAQKKMDIFLKKHKYIQ
- a CDS encoding serine hydrolase domain-containing protein, with the protein product MKKSIIFLLVISLFSCKESKENNDQRSTIQDPSVAQREAVVNNLTPFYYLKGKAKIQNVEDLMSKYKVPGLRIVFVDEGKISWSKNYGYANLKDSIKIDDKTVFTGASLGKPITAMAALSLVEQGVLDLDEDVNSKLKGWKVPTNKFTKKGKVTVRRLIGHTSGFNRYYGPNYMPYETIPTIEQTLRGEQPSKHPAAKLVAVPGSKYIYSNPGYLILEKLLEDVTDKKFENIIDDLVFVPSEMKSSSFEQPISKRLMARKATGYSENLQPQPYNIITFKAAGGIWTTPDDLARFTYTLLNDHAKGTHKLISQDMTNKVFNKGGNLEKLGFTLLNWNNDVDDIAFRHTGQNYGFTSVIFGSVNKEQAVIIMANGVNTQDLFNHIQRAVAKEYDWDYFQPTEYESFDIGDKNLNGYAGQYDWRNHFVVITNEHNVLFIQIDNERHQLIPVDENTFLAPDISLLIIFPKKPGGNLIFLDRNGDYSRVSKSHQ